In the genome of Leptospiraceae bacterium, the window TCAAATGAAATTACTTTTCCCGTTCTTAAAAGAGAAAGAAAATAAAAGTTTTGATTACATAAAAGCTCCATTTGATATTGAATTCCTTAGGGTTAATCATAAAAAGGATATTTACGATTTACAGACGTCGAATTACTTTATTTTAATACAGGGAGAAATTTCAGATAAAAATTGGGCTAATATCCGACTAAAAGGAAATTTTATCCCAGCATTGTTTAATTCGGAATTCCGTTTACATCAGATTGTAGCATTGGATGAGATATTCGACTATATCAACGAAGCATTCAAAGATACTGTTTTTGGTGAATATATTATTAATCTCGCTACTAAAATTGTAAATTTTAATTCTGTAGATGAATTGATTTCTATTAAAGATGAATTGTATTTGATAAGAACTCAACCTTTGCCAAATGATACTATCACATTATTCAATTTAGCAGAAACATTAAAATTACTTTATCATGTTGCCAGCTATAATATGGAATTACCAAAAGATGTTGATAAGCTATTCTTAAATGTAATGAAGAGATTTTCTTTTGAAAAGATTAAAATAAAAGACCTATTATCATTAAAGAGCCCAGTTGATGTAGATTTATTTGTTAAAGCTGGAGAAATAGTTTCTGTTTACCTAAAAGAATCGAAACCTCTTTGGAATATACATATACAGTATCCACCTGATCCGGGTAATGCAATTGAGCTAGAGAAAGAATACAGAAAATATCTTAAAGAACAACATAAATTGATTGATAAAGGTTTGGGAACACAAAACGAAAGGCAGTTATTAGAATTTTTGGAGAAGCTGTTAGAAGAAAGAATTTTTTACAATGAGCAAAGAAATCGATTAGGACAACTCCTAGAAATTATAACTCCAAGCTTGGAAGCATTGACAGAAAGTATGAAGCCTAAGGGAAAAAAGGTACCATTTCATATGAAACTTCCCTACTGGTTGAGAAAAATTGTTGAAATGCTAAAAATACCAGATCTGATAAATGTAATTGAAATGAGCATAGAGAAAATCAAAATTAAGAGATTTAAGAGATTAAAGAAGGGATAGGATACTATCAATGAATTCTTTATGTTCTTGGAGAATTTTTTTCAGTTCTTCTTTTTTGCCTGTTCGAATATGACGGCGAATGATTTCTGCTAATCCATTTCGTATCATCGAGTCTAATTCTGATAGGTTATTGAAAGTGATGTCTGTTTTTCTTTGTTGTTCTTTGCTCTTCTCTATTTTTTCTATGATTTCTTCTACGTTTCTTTTGTTTTTTTGACTGAGGATATAGTTCTTTAGGGTCTCTGGCGTGAATTCTTCCATATATTTAGCAATCGACAAGATAATTCATAATATGTGATTAGCAATAAGAAAATCAATATGGATTGTGAAAAATTACAGAAAACCATTGATAAATTATATGAAATCTTAGAAGCTAATCGTTATTTATCATCAACATTGAATCTCACAATCGTTTTAGAAAGATTATTAGAAAAAGCAAAAGAGGTGGTGGAAGCAGAAGCATCAAGCTTGATGCTGTTGGACGAAGAAAAACAAGAGCTTTATTTCCATACAATTTTAGGAGAGAAGAAAGAAAAATTAAAAGATATACGATTAAAGTTAGGAGAAGGGATTTCCGGATGGGCAGCTCAAAACCAAAAATCAGTTTTGGTGGAAGATTGTTCTAAAGATCCAAGATTTTATCGAAAAGCTGATGAAACGTCAGGATTCGTAACACGTTCTATGATGTGTGTACCATTGATATTTCGTAATAGAGTTTTAGGAACAATTCAAGTTTTAAACAAAACACAGAATCGCAGCTTTGATTCTGAGGATCTAAGAATCATAGAAATCATGGCATCTCAAGCAGCAATAGCAATAGAAAATGCAAGATTGCATGCTTTGGCAACAATTGATAATGCCACCGGTCTTTATCGAAAGGAATATTTTTTAATGAGACTTAAAGATGAATACAGAAGATTTCTTCATAGCAATGTGCCATTATCTGTCCTAATGAGTGACATCGATTATTTTAAAAGGATCAATACTGAGTATGGGCATATTGGGGGAGATATAGCCTTAAAAGAATTAGCTAATGTAATATTGAATGTTATACACGAATCTAAAGAGGATTATGTTGCTGGTAGATATGGTGGTGAAGAATTCTGCGTGATAGTCCCCAATTCCACTGAGGATAAAGCAATGGAGTTGGCTGAAACAATAAGAAAGAAAATATATGATCACGAATTTTACATAAATGATAAAAAAGCAAGAATCACTATTTCCATTGGAATTTCGAGTTTACCAAAACATATGGATTATATTCAAAGTCATGAAGATTTGATCAAATTGGCTGATGAGGCATTATATATTTGTAAGGATCGAGGAAGAAACTGTTGTGCAATATTTGAAAAATGACTTATAGGAGTTGATTATGAACCAAATTTATGTATTTGAAGGAAAAGGTGAAGTTTATGATCAAAATATATATGAACGTGTAGGCAAAAGAGGTAGAAGAATGTTAGAATTAACGGAGATGAAGATCCCAGTAGTGCCAGGCTTTATAATTGATAACGAATATACTCCCAAACTTTTAACTGAGGATTTTATCCCACTTTTGCGAAGGGGATTAATTTTTATTGAAGATGGTGTTGGAAGAAAATTTGGTGATGCAAATAATCCTTTGCTATTAAAAGTTGTAGTAAGTTCAAATTTTAGTTTGCCTTTTTATCCTACTGTTTTCAATGTGGGATTGTCCCCGCAAACCATAAAAGGTTTCGCTAATTTAATTGGAGAGAGATCTGCATGGTTTGAATATGGATATTTGATACGCACTATTGGAACGAAAATCTTTGATATTGAACAGAGAAAATTTGATGAGATATTATCAAAATATGATGATACAGCGGAAGGAGTAAAACAAGCTGCTTTTGAAATGTTGGAACTCGTAGGGAAAGAAAATGTTCCTGATGATCCCTATCAGCAACTACAATTAGTAATAAAAAATTTAGCAAAACGATATTACGATCCAGAATTGGATAGGGAAGATCCACCTGCCATGCTTGTGCAAGGAATGGTTTTTGGTAATTTGGGAGAAGACTCAGCTGTAGGAAATTACTATACTCGTGACATCATTACGGGAGAAGATGTTTTAAGGGGAGAATTCCTTCTCAATCGTTATACTTTGGATAGAGAAGGAGAAGACATAAACAAACTTGATGAAAAATACTTAGTTGAATTAAAGAGAATAGGAAAATCAATCGAAAGAAAGTTTCGCGAAATTCGAGAAGTTAAATTCATCATCGAAAAGAAAAAGTTATGGATCATAAACCAAACGGAAGTCGATAAAAAATCAACGCAAGCCCATTTGAGAACTCTTCTGGATTTATTAAAGGAAGGAGTCATAACAGAAGAATGGCTCGTAGAACAAATCCCTCCTGGTCAGTTGGCGACCTTGCTTCATGCAGTCGTAGATGAAAAATCATTAAAAGAAATTCCATCTATTAAAGGTGGTTTGACGGGAGCTCCCGGAGCTGCCGTTGGAAGAGTTTACTTCAACTCTGATAGATTAATGGAGGCTCACAGAGAAGCTATTTTGAAGGGAGAGGATACTCGATTGATTCTTTGTGTTCCTGCCTCCTTTGCAGAAGATGTAAAGGCAATAGAAGTAGGAGTGGGAGTTCTCTCTTCTGAAGGTGGATATTCTTCTCATGCACCTGTTGTGGCACGTTCATTGGGTAAAGTAAGTATCGTTCATCCCGAAATTAAAATAGGAGAAAATTTCTTTGAATACAATGGTCATCGTATTAATGAAGGAGATTACATTACCTTAGATGCTCCGGTTTACCGAGAACCAACGATTTATTTAGGAAAAGCGAACCTTATCACGCCTGATATCCATAAAAATGGTTTAGTGGAATTCATTCAAGTTATAAAGAAATTTATTACAGAAGATTTTGTTGTTAGGGCAAATGCAGACTTAGCTCGGGATGCCAAAGTAGCAAAAATGATGGGAGCTTACGGAATTGGTTTGTGTCGAACAGAACACATGTTCTTCGAGGAACAAAGAATTAATAAATTCAGGGAAATGATATTATCGAAAGATTATAACGAACGTGTAGAAGCTCTAAAAGAACTAAAACCTCTGCAAAAAAATGATTTCTATGAATTATTCAAAATCATGGCACCTTATCCAGTAACTATACGACTTTTGGATGCGCCATTACATGAATTTCTTCCAAGAAATGAAGATGCTTTTCGTGATTACATACAATATTTACAACAAAAGGGATTAAAACCTAATGAAAAAGAAATCAAAGAAAGAATCGATCGTTTGCATGAATTTAACCCCATGTTGGGTCATAGGGGATGTAGGGTAGCAATTACTTATCCAGAAATCTATGAAATGCAAGTAAGGGCAATTTTCGAAGCCGCAACTCAACTAAAAAAAGAAGGAATAGAAGTAGAACCAGAAATCATGATCCCCATCGTGATGAATAGTAGTGAGTTGAAGTTTATCAAAAATGGGAAATTGATAGAAGGAAAATACATAAAGGGGATTCGAGACATTGCAGAAGAAGTATTCAAACAAGAAGGTGTTCGAGTCAAATACAAAGTGGGAACAATGGTCGAGCTACCTGCCGCAGCTTTGCAATCTCATGAATTAGCTCAGTATGCAGAGTTTTTTAGCTACGGAACAAATGACTTAACTCAGACAACTTATGGCTTAAGTAGGGATGATATTAATTCCTTCTTCCCTGCATATACAATGTATGATTTACTTCCTGGAAATCCGTTCCAAGTTTTAGGCGAACCTGTGAAAGAACTCATTTTACTCTCTGCCGAGAGAGGAAAACTTACAAGACCAAATATAAAACTAGGTCTTTGTGGTGAGCATGGAGCTGATCCTTCAAATATCCCTTTCTGTATGGATGAAGCTAAGTTAGATTATGTTTCAGTTTCTCCTTATGGTATCCCTATAGCGTTGTTAGCGGTAGCCCAACACAATATTAAGAAGGCAAAAGAAAAAGCAAAAAAATAAAAAACTACACGTTTTGATATTCTTCTATGTAATGTCTTTGGTATTTTTTTATATTGTAGAAAATATTTTTTGCATCTTCTATGATGTGGGCTAATGTAAAGGGATGAATGGATTGCTTTGGATCGTCTCCAATCCCTAATTGGGCTTTGATGTGTGTTTCAATGATCAATCCATCGGCTCCATAGGAAATAGCTGCTAAAGCTGCATGAGGAACATAATCAGACTTGCCAACGGAATGAGAAGGATCTACAATAACGGGAGCCCATGTCTTTTGCTTCAAAAGTGGAGTAATGCTTTCATCTGGATAATTCCTATATCCTACGATATTTGGTTGAGTTCCTCGTGGGCAAAGAACTACATTAGGATTTCCATGCAAGACGATATATTCAGCTGCACTTATAAATTCATCAACAGGTGCCATATGGATTCCTCTTTTGAGCAAAACTGGAGTTCGTGTATGCTGAGTTAACTCGCCTACTTTTTTTAATAGAGAATAATTCAAGGCATTTCGTGCTCCAATTTGGATCATGTCAACTTTAGCGGAGATGGCTATTTCTAATTGCTCATCATCCATTACTTCTGTTATGATGGGGATTTTGAATCTTTCTCTCGCTTCTAATAAAATTTCTAAGGCTTTTCCATCACCTTGATAAGAATGTGGGCTCGTTCTTGGCTTCCATACGCCACCTCTCAATACATCCGCACCTGCTTCTTTAATAGCATGGGCACTTTCATAAAATAGAGACGGATTTTTGGGATCAATTGTGCAGTGTCCTGCTATAACAATCAATTCCTCGCCAGGCACTTTGCCAGCGATTCGGAATTTGTTTTTCGCAAGTTCAGACTTCCTATCCATCAATTTATAAGGTGATTGGATTAGACTGACACGTTCAACAAAAGGAAGTCCTTCAATACGATTGATCATGAGTTCATTACGTTCATCGCCTTTTATAGCATAAACAGTCATGGTCTCCCCAGGAATAGGGATTACATCACAACCAAATTCGTTTACAATCTTTTTGATAGCAAGGAACTCTTCTTGTGTGAATTCTTTATGTTTTGGTATTATCATTTAATGGCTCCTCTTAGATGAATGGAATAGAATATATTTTAAACAAAATCCAAAAAATAAAAGAATTTCTAATCAGGCAAGAAATTAATTATGATTGTTTTTTAACGTGGTTGTTTTTCAGCTTCATAGTTTTGATGATTAATCCTTACGATTACTTTATAGATATTTGCTGTTGATACAAAATTTGGAAGATTTATAATAAGTTTGGGGTTTTCTTTGCTTAGCTTTTTTTTCGTAAATGTTGGTTGGAATCTTAAGTTATAGGAATTTTGATTGTGCATATAGATAAATTGTATCTCTTCTAAAAAGAAAATATTTTTCTCGTTCATCTCTGATGCGATTGTGATTTCGTGATTTAGTTCAAAGTTCAAAATTAAAAGCTGATCTTGAATGGTATAGCTAATTTTTTGGATAGCTTTGGATTTTTGTTGTATAAGCAATCCACTTTTTTCTAAAATGAAGAGAACAATCACAATAATCAATATGTTTAAAAAAATCATCCAAAAGGTTTTGTTATAAGGGGATTTCTTATGTTCTCTTATGTATTCTTCGATTTCTTTTTTGACTTGCTCTGGAGTTTTATAATAATACTTCATTGGATTTTTTGTAGTTGGGATTTGAAGCTTTTCCACAATTTCGGAAGAGCCTCAGCAGATTTGAAATTCAAAACTACTTCCGCAAATTCACTATAATACGAACGTTCGGGGTTTATTTCTAAAATAAAAGCTCCTTTCATTTGGGCTTGTTTTGCAATGTATACTGGAACATAAACTTGTCCCGAAGAACCAATGATAAAAATAATATCAGCTCCATCAAAAAATTCTTGGATGGAATTTAATATTTTTATATCATACATCTCTCCAAACCACAAAACATCTGGTCTCATGAGGGAACTACATTTCGTACACTTGGGGGGAATTTCATTTAAAGGGGTATCTAAAAATTCTTTGTGTCCACAAAAAGTGCAGCGTGCCTTCCAAATGTTTCCATGAATTTCAACAACATTTTTTGATCCTGCTTTTTCATGGAGTCCATCTACATTTTGTGTAACAAGAAGGAATTCTTCAAAAAATTCCTCCATTTCAACGAGAGTAATGTGAGCTAGATTTGGTTTTGCATTTTTGATGATTTGTCTTCGCATTTCATACCATTCCCATACTAACACGGGATTTTTACGAAAAGCTTCTGGGGTTGCCAGTTCTTCTGGTCGGTAGTTTTTCCAGAGCCCGTCATTACCACGAAAAGTGGGAATACCGCTTTCATTTGATATTCCAGCGCCTGTCAAAACCCCCAATCTTTTTATGTTTTTGGGGATTTTCTGTAGGACCTGCTCAATGGCACTATCGAGATCACTCATATCTAAAAAGATTTTTGTTTTAATTTCATTTTAATGTAAATAAAAAAAACGATTATTGAAATAAGAAAAATAGTGATGAAGTAACTATAAAGCTCAATCCATTCAACTACTTTTCGCCAATTTTCGGCTAAGATATAGCCACCAGCAAAAAGAAGACTATTCCAAATCAAAAGACCAACAAAAAACGCAATAGAGAAATAAAAAAGATTCAACTTCATCATGCCTGCAAAAATGCTAACAAAAAACCGAATCCCAGCAAAAAAACGAGAAGCCGCAACAAAAAGAAAACCCCACTTCTGGAACCATAGTTGTGTGGTTTGCAGATTTTTCTCAGAAATGAGGTCTTCTAAAGCTTTTCGTAAGAAGCGTGTATGGATTTTGCTATGAGTTTTGTGAGCGAAGTCTAAAATGTTTTTCCCAAAAAAATACATAGTAAATGCACCAATGAAATTACCTATGGTTGTTGATAGATAAGTCGAAAAAACATCAATCACATTGTGATAAATCAAAAACCCTGCAAAAACAATAAAAGTATCACCAGGCCATACAGGAAAAATATTTTCTGTAAAAGTCGAAGCAATAAGAAATAAATGAATAAAAAGTGGGTTGAGATTTTGTAAATTTTGTATAATCGTTTCTACCATAACAACCTCAAATTCAAAAAAGAATTTGTGATTTTAAAGGAAAATGACATTTCTATAAATGTTTTGGATTTCGATATAAATTTATTGTGAATTTACAATCTTTAGTAGAGTCTCAGCAGCTTTTTGGATTTCTTCTTCTGTAATCATGATGTGGGGAGCTATGCGAAGGTAATTTCCTCTTACAGTGCAAACCAAAGAATGTTTACGAAGGATTTGAGCTACTTCTTGCGGATTCTTAACAATCGCAGAAAGTATCCCTGAGCGGTTTTCAAAAGGAAACTCAGGAATGAGGATATGTTTGTTTTTCTTTATGATTTCTTTGAAAATTTGATGTAATTTTTGAATGTGAGAAAAAATCTTCTCAGGACTATATGGCAGAATCAAGCCTTCGATACATTCCGTCAAAGCAATCACATCACTATACGAAATTGTGCTATATTCGAATTTACGTCCATCAGTATGTGGTTGCCAAGTGTGATTTAGATAATCCTGCCCTTGAATCATCACCTCAGCTCCAACGTTCATCAACTCAATTTTATTTCTGAATTTTTCTGAAGTATATAAAATTCCACTTCCTAATGGTCCCAACAACCACTTCCAACCAGATGCAGCGATGGCAGAGATATTCCATTCTTCTGGGTATAACGGAATAACACCTAAACTTTGAGCTGCATCCACAATCAAGTCAATATTGTGAGTTTTACAAAAATCTCCCAGCTCCTTCAAGTTAGCAGCAAATCCCGAAGTAAATTGAACATGACTGATGGCTATGATTTTAGTATGTTTCGTAACAATCTTTTCTATATCTTGCATAGAAAATCCGTATACAAAACCATCTGGGACTTCTTCTGGATTTAAAAGAACGGATTTTGTATTAGGGATGATTTTGAACTTTGCTTTTTGTTTTCGTTCTTGGAGTTTCCAAGGGTAATGATTCGATGGATATTCAAAAACAAAGCTCAAAATTTCGTCTTTGTCTGATTCGAAAGGATAACCATTCGCAATTAAGGATAACCCTTCGGCAGTATTTTTTACGAATGAAATATTCTTTTCTGAGGTTTTTAATAATTTGGCAACGCTCTCATGAAATTGTTTTAAAACATTTGGATATTCGAGAAAAACCAGAGCTCCCAGTTGACTTTGTAGATTTTCAAATTCTTGTTTTTTTCTTCTTGCAGGTTCATAGAGGGGAGAGACTCCGCAAAAATTTAGATAAATGTATTTGTTTTTAAAAGGGAACTGATCCACTGATTAAGTAGTTTTGTTTTGATATTGAAGTTGGAACTTCCGATCAGATTTTTTTAATACTCGAAGGTAGTAATGATAACGAACAGTGTGTCGATCCAAATTCTCCCCAAAGCTTCGATCGTTTGTTACGTAAACACGTGCAACCGGGATTTCTTTGATGGTAAGCTTATTATAAAAAGAATAAGCCCAAAATTCCATTGGAAAGGCATACCCTTTTTCTTCAAATACCTCAGGTTGAATGTTTTTGAGTCGATAGCGTTTAAATCCACAAAAAGAATCAGTCAAATAGAAATGATATGTCTTGTTGAGTTTTGCAGTAATTCTTTTGTTGATTTCAATCCTTTCAGGTGGTGGATCGACTCCAGCAATTGGAGATTCTGGCAAGTATCTTGAGCCAGAAACTACATCTATTTCTTTTGATTCTTGTATGAACTTTTGAAGATCCTCCACTTGATGTTGTAAATCACAATCCATCGTTATGAGGTAATCGTAATTAGCTTCTTTTGCCATAGACATTAAGAAAATAATTCCTGCACCATAACCTTGATTGGGATATTGATGGATTACTTGGATTTTCGTT includes:
- a CDS encoding NAD-dependent deacylase; its protein translation is MSDLDSAIEQVLQKIPKNIKRLGVLTGAGISNESGIPTFRGNDGLWKNYRPEELATPEAFRKNPVLVWEWYEMRRQIIKNAKPNLAHITLVEMEEFFEEFLLVTQNVDGLHEKAGSKNVVEIHGNIWKARCTFCGHKEFLDTPLNEIPPKCTKCSSLMRPDVLWFGEMYDIKILNSIQEFFDGADIIFIIGSSGQVYVPVYIAKQAQMKGAFILEINPERSYYSEFAEVVLNFKSAEALPKLWKSFKSQLQKIQ
- a CDS encoding sensor domain-containing diguanylate cyclase, with the protein product MDCEKLQKTIDKLYEILEANRYLSSTLNLTIVLERLLEKAKEVVEAEASSLMLLDEEKQELYFHTILGEKKEKLKDIRLKLGEGISGWAAQNQKSVLVEDCSKDPRFYRKADETSGFVTRSMMCVPLIFRNRVLGTIQVLNKTQNRSFDSEDLRIIEIMASQAAIAIENARLHALATIDNATGLYRKEYFLMRLKDEYRRFLHSNVPLSVLMSDIDYFKRINTEYGHIGGDIALKELANVILNVIHESKEDYVAGRYGGEEFCVIVPNSTEDKAMELAETIRKKIYDHEFYINDKKARITISIGISSLPKHMDYIQSHEDLIKLADEALYICKDRGRNCCAIFEK
- a CDS encoding aminotransferase class V-fold PLP-dependent enzyme, with the translated sequence MDQFPFKNKYIYLNFCGVSPLYEPARRKKQEFENLQSQLGALVFLEYPNVLKQFHESVAKLLKTSEKNISFVKNTAEGLSLIANGYPFESDKDEILSFVFEYPSNHYPWKLQERKQKAKFKIIPNTKSVLLNPEEVPDGFVYGFSMQDIEKIVTKHTKIIAISHVQFTSGFAANLKELGDFCKTHNIDLIVDAAQSLGVIPLYPEEWNISAIAASGWKWLLGPLGSGILYTSEKFRNKIELMNVGAEVMIQGQDYLNHTWQPHTDGRKFEYSTISYSDVIALTECIEGLILPYSPEKIFSHIQKLHQIFKEIIKKNKHILIPEFPFENRSGILSAIVKNPQEVAQILRKHSLVCTVRGNYLRIAPHIMITEEEIQKAAETLLKIVNSQ
- a CDS encoding DedA family protein, encoding MVETIIQNLQNLNPLFIHLFLIASTFTENIFPVWPGDTFIVFAGFLIYHNVIDVFSTYLSTTIGNFIGAFTMYFFGKNILDFAHKTHSKIHTRFLRKALEDLISEKNLQTTQLWFQKWGFLFVAASRFFAGIRFFVSIFAGMMKLNLFYFSIAFFVGLLIWNSLLFAGGYILAENWRKVVEWIELYSYFITIFLISIIVFFIYIKMKLKQKSF
- a CDS encoding 3-deoxy-D-arabino-heptulosonate 7-phosphate synthase: MIIPKHKEFTQEEFLAIKKIVNEFGCDVIPIPGETMTVYAIKGDERNELMINRIEGLPFVERVSLIQSPYKLMDRKSELAKNKFRIAGKVPGEELIVIAGHCTIDPKNPSLFYESAHAIKEAGADVLRGGVWKPRTSPHSYQGDGKALEILLEARERFKIPIITEVMDDEQLEIAISAKVDMIQIGARNALNYSLLKKVGELTQHTRTPVLLKRGIHMAPVDEFISAAEYIVLHGNPNVVLCPRGTQPNIVGYRNYPDESITPLLKQKTWAPVIVDPSHSVGKSDYVPHAALAAISYGADGLIIETHIKAQLGIGDDPKQSIHPFTLAHIIEDAKNIFYNIKKYQRHYIEEYQNV
- a CDS encoding glycosyltransferase family 2 protein, coding for MTFLLGIPVYNEVKFIPIFFEKLLKNLPDEINEIIVINDGSTDGSRHALDEIKTPNRTKIQVIHQYPNQGYGAGIIFLMSMAKEANYDYLITMDCDLQHQVEDLQKFIQESKEIDVVSGSRYLPESPIAGVDPPPERIEINKRITAKLNKTYHFYLTDSFCGFKRYRLKNIQPEVFEEKGYAFPMEFWAYSFYNKLTIKEIPVARVYVTNDRSFGENLDRHTVRYHYYLRVLKKSDRKFQLQYQNKTT
- a CDS encoding PEP-utilizing enzyme — translated: MNQIYVFEGKGEVYDQNIYERVGKRGRRMLELTEMKIPVVPGFIIDNEYTPKLLTEDFIPLLRRGLIFIEDGVGRKFGDANNPLLLKVVVSSNFSLPFYPTVFNVGLSPQTIKGFANLIGERSAWFEYGYLIRTIGTKIFDIEQRKFDEILSKYDDTAEGVKQAAFEMLELVGKENVPDDPYQQLQLVIKNLAKRYYDPELDREDPPAMLVQGMVFGNLGEDSAVGNYYTRDIITGEDVLRGEFLLNRYTLDREGEDINKLDEKYLVELKRIGKSIERKFREIREVKFIIEKKKLWIINQTEVDKKSTQAHLRTLLDLLKEGVITEEWLVEQIPPGQLATLLHAVVDEKSLKEIPSIKGGLTGAPGAAVGRVYFNSDRLMEAHREAILKGEDTRLILCVPASFAEDVKAIEVGVGVLSSEGGYSSHAPVVARSLGKVSIVHPEIKIGENFFEYNGHRINEGDYITLDAPVYREPTIYLGKANLITPDIHKNGLVEFIQVIKKFITEDFVVRANADLARDAKVAKMMGAYGIGLCRTEHMFFEEQRINKFREMILSKDYNERVEALKELKPLQKNDFYELFKIMAPYPVTIRLLDAPLHEFLPRNEDAFRDYIQYLQQKGLKPNEKEIKERIDRLHEFNPMLGHRGCRVAITYPEIYEMQVRAIFEAATQLKKEGIEVEPEIMIPIVMNSSELKFIKNGKLIEGKYIKGIRDIAEEVFKQEGVRVKYKVGTMVELPAAALQSHELAQYAEFFSYGTNDLTQTTYGLSRDDINSFFPAYTMYDLLPGNPFQVLGEPVKELILLSAERGKLTRPNIKLGLCGEHGADPSNIPFCMDEAKLDYVSVSPYGIPIALLAVAQHNIKKAKEKAKK